In one Tripterygium wilfordii isolate XIE 37 chromosome 22, ASM1340144v1, whole genome shotgun sequence genomic region, the following are encoded:
- the LOC119991562 gene encoding probable WRKY transcription factor 51, which yields MALILKFLSFCKTNEYWIIHLDQNGQPLKIGNSAQYGLGLRLVDWSFFFLELSRRNFKRNFYRFDLMTFLSVESQASQPSSDSMCIISISRMIETILKTNEKNIRILIIFDDHKESRCGPEFWFQSMEPPHQNPNPSFTHFSSPFVDPSSSSDFEFSEYIDHVFKDDHSSLPSMESSEHVGASSTTRHSVATSRDTAMQNRRNKNKTEETQRIAFRTKSQLEVMDDGYKWRKYGKKSIKNNPNPRNYYKCIVGGCHVKKRVERDREDSSYVITTYEGKHNHESPGVAYDNQMSPNAWNSLVSLQSSTYS from the exons ATGGCTTTGATATTGAAGTTTCTATCCTTCTGCAAGACTAACGAATATTGGATTATCCATTTGGATCAAAATGGTCAACCTCTGAAGATAGGAAA TTCTGCTCAGTACGGATTGGGTTTGCGTCTTGTTGATTGGAGTTTCTTTTTCCTAGAACTTTCTCGTAGAAACTTCAAGAGAAATTTCTATCGATTTGATTTGATGACCTTCTTATCCGTAGAA AGTCAAGCAAGTCAACCTTCCAGTGATTCTATGTGTATAATCTCAATATcgag AATGATAGAAACAATactaaaaacaaatgaaaaaaacatTCGAATCCTTATCATTTTCGATGACCATAAGGAGTCTCGATGTGGGCCCGAATT CTGGTTTCAGTCAATGGAACCTCCTcatcaaaaccctaaccctagttTCACTCATTTCAGCAGTCCATTCGTCGATCCATCATCGTCATCGGACTTCGAGTTCTCAGAATATATCGACCATGTATTCAAGGATGATCATTCTTCGCTGCCGAGTATGGAGTCATCCGAGCACGTCGGGGCCAGCTCAACTACGAGGCATAGTGTTGCAACATCAAGAGATACAGCCATGCA aaatcgcAGGAACAAGAACAAGACGGAAGAGACACAGAGGATTGCATTTAGGACTAAATCGCAGCTGGAAGTGATGGATGATGGGTATAAATGGAGAAAGTATGGAAAGAAGTCTATCAAGAACAATCCCAACCCAAG GAATTACTATAAATGTATAGTTGGAGGATGCCATGTGAAGAAGAGGGTGGAGAGGGACAGAGAAGACTCAAGTTATGTGATAACAACATATGAGGGAAAGCACAACCATGAAAGCCCTGGTGTGGCCTATGACAACCAGATGTCCCCTAATGCTTGGAATTCTCTAGTATCTCTTCAGTCATCCACTTATTCTTGA
- the LOC119992282 gene encoding probable WRKY transcription factor 51, which translates to MEPPHQNPNPKFTHRSSQFVDPLSSSDFEFSEYIDHVFEDDHSSLLSIVSSAHIGGSSTGHRLATSRDTTINKNKREVRQRIAFRTKSQLEVMDDGYKWRKYGKKSVKNNPNPRNYYKCVVGGCHVKKRVERDGKDSSYVITTYEGVHNH; encoded by the exons ATGGAACCTCCTcatcaaaaccctaaccctaagtTCACTCACCGCAGCAGTCAATTCGTCGATCCATTATCGTCATCGGACTTCGAGTTCTCAGAATATATCGACCATGTATTCGAGGATGATCATTCTTCGCTGCTGAGTATCGTGTCATCGGCGCACATCGGGGGAAGCTCAACGGGGCATAGACTTGCAACATCAAGAGATACAACCAT aaacaaGAACAAGAGGGAAGTGAGACAGAGGATTGCATTTAGGACTAAATCGCAGCTGGAAGTGATGGATGATGGGTATAAATGGAGAAAGTATGGAAAGAAGTCTGTCAAGAACAATCCCAACCCAAG GAAttattataaatgtgtagttggGGGATGCCATGTGAAGAAGAGGGTGGAGAGGGACGGAAAAGACTCAAGTTATGTGATAACCACATATGAGGGAGTGCACAACCATTGA
- the LOC119990854 gene encoding iron-sulfur assembly protein IscA, chloroplastic-like codes for MAFSAAATNWLPQSLLRIPSSSKSVLSPQNSVSFRSSKSNLCRRKPISIRSTSAPAGPTSEGLKPAISLTDNALKHLNKMRSERNEDLCLRIGVKQGGCSGMSYTMDFENTANARPDDSFIEYNGFVIVCDPKSLLFIYGMQLDYSDALIGGGFSFKNPNASQTCGCGKSFAAEM; via the exons ATGGCGTTCTCTGCAGCAGCAACGAATTGGCTCCCTCAGTCTCTCCTTCGCATACCGAGTAGCTCAAAATCGGTTCTTTCACCTCAAAATTCGGTTTCGTTTCGATCCTCGAAATCAAATCTCTGCCGTAGAAAACCTATCTCTATCCGATCAACTTCAGCTCCAG CTGGTCCTACATCTGAAGGACTTAAACCTGCAATTTCCCTGACCGATAATGCCCTGAAGCACCTGAATAAGATGAGGTCTGAGCGTAATGAGGATTTATGCCTACGAATTGGTGTGAAACAAGGTGGATGTTCCGGTATGTCGTACACAATGGACTTTGAGAATACGGCAAATGCGAGACCTGATGACTCCTTCATTGAATATAATGGTTTTGTTATTG TTTGTGATCCAAAAAGCCTCCTTTTCATATATGGAATGCAATTGGATTACAGCGACGCCCTCATTGGTGGAGGCTTCTCTTTCAAGAACCCAAATGCTTCGCAAACATGTGGTTGTGGTAAATCCTTTGCAGCAGAGATGTAG
- the LOC119990853 gene encoding probable ATP synthase 24 kDa subunit, mitochondrial, whose product MAFSSRLLSKSRQLYGSQVFSQQQCAIPVRYFAKEAARPVLKGDEMLKNIFLEVKKKFETAMSVLRKEKITIDPDDPAAVSQYAKVMKTVREKAGLFSESQRIMYTIETRTEGIPDARTYLLTLKEIRIKRGLTDDLGAEAMMFDALEKVENEIKIPLMRSDKKGMSLLMAEFDKINQKLGIRKEDLPKYEEQLEQKIAKAQLEELKKDALEAMETQKKREEFKDEQMVDVKSLDIRNFM is encoded by the exons ATGGCGTTCTCGTCTCGTCTCTTGTCCAAATCCAGACAG TTGTATGGCAGTCAAGTCTTCTCCCAGCAGCAATGTGCTATTCCAGTTCGTTACTTTGCCAAGGAAGCTGCTCGTCCTGTTCTTAAGGGAGATG AAATGTTGAAGAACATCTTCTTGGAGGTTAAGAAGAAGTTTGAGACAGCTATGAGTGTACTTCGCAAGGAGAAGATCACCATAGATCCTGATGATCCAGCTGCAGTATCTCAATATGCTAAGGTCATGAAGACTGTTAGAGAGAA GGCAGGATTGTTCTCAGAATCTCAAAGAATCATGTATACTATCGAAACTCGAACAGAAGGAATTCCTGATGCCCGAACATATTTGTTGACACTGAAGGAAATACGTATCAA GAGAGGGCTCACTGATGATCTCGGTGCTGAAGCTATGatgtttgatgcattggagaaggttgaaaatgaaataaaaatacctCTCATGAGGAGTGATAAGAAAGGAATGTCCCTTCTTATGGCAGAATTTGATAAGATTAATCAGAA GCTGGGTATTCGGAAGGAGGATTTGCCAAAATATGAAGAACAGTTGGAACAGAAAATTGCCAAAGCACAATTGGAGGAGCTGAAGAAGGATGCTCTTGAGGCCATGGAAACCCAGAAAAAGCG GGAAGAATTCAAGGATGAGCAAATGGTGGATGTCAAGTCTTTGGACATCCGGAACTTTATGTAA
- the LOC119990851 gene encoding RNA cytidine acetyltransferase 1-like: MRKKVDERIRTLIENGVRLRHRSLFVIVGDKSRDQIVNLHYMLSKAVVKSRPTVLWCYKDKLEISSHQRKRKKQVEKLMKRGLLDPEKVTPFQLFIETGGLTYCLYKDSERILGNTFGMCILQDFEALTPNLLARTIETVEGGGLIILLLRSLASLTSLYTMVMDVHDRFRTESHSEAAGRFNERFLLSLASCKACVVMDDELNILPISSHLRSITHVPVKEDSEGLSETQRDLKNLKEELNDDFPVGPLIKKCCTLDQGKAVITFLDAILDKTLRSTVALLAARGRGKSAALGLAVAGAIAAGYSNIFVTAPSPENLRTLFDFVCKGFNALEYKEHLDYDVVKSANPEFRKATVRINIYKQHRQTIQYVEPHKHEQLNQVELLVIDEAAAIPLPIVKSLLGPYLVFLSSTVNGYEGTGRSLSLKLLQQLEEKNHMPAYKTEGSLSGRLFKKIELNESIRYGSGDPIESWLNNLLCLDVANSIPNINRLPPPDECDLYYVNRDTLFSYHKDSELFLQRMMALYVASHYKNSPNDLQLMADAPAHHLFVLLGPVDESKNQLPDILCVLQVSLEGQISRNSAIKSLSDSHRPSGDQIPWKFCEQFRDTDFPSLSGARIVRIATHPNAMKLGYGSTAVELLARYYEGLLSPISELDVEDAMETPPVRVTEAAEKVSLLEENIKPRTDLPPLLAHLRERQPERLHYIGVSFGLTLDLFRFWRRHKFGPFYIAPNPNTVTGEHTCMVLRPLNNDDVVVSGSDEWGFFGPFYEDFKKRFMRLLDFNFRAMDYKLAMSILEPKIDFTEAEPVMRNSDGFCKSLSDDISPYDMERLKAYTNNLVDHLMIAGLVPILARLYFRGKLPVKLSYSQASVLLFFGLQRQNITYIEGQMNLERSQILAYNLKIMKKLCTYLDDIASKEIGSTLPRIRERVLEPHSISLDEDLKEGAKQAEDSMKPTTEGLLNPEFLQQYAIVDRDADFENALQNGGKIPSGGLVSVKSNRKKQDKHEKQKEGHKSGKKRSNDRGSKSNKKSKY; the protein is encoded by the exons ATGAGGAAGAAGGTGGACGAGCGAATCCGAACTCTCATAGAAAACGGCGTCAGACTGCGACACCGTTCATTGTTTGTCATCGTCGGTGACAAGTCCCGTGACCAG ATTGTGAATCTTCACTACATGCTAAGCAAGGCAGTGGTAAAATCCAGGCCAACTGTTTTGTGGTGCTACAAGGATAAACTTGAAATTAGCAG TCACCAgagaaaacgtaaaaagcagGTTGAAAAGCTAATGAAAAGGGGACTCCTGGATCCTGAGAAAGTGACTCCTTTTCAACTTTTTATTGAAACCGGAGGGTTAACTTATTGCTTGTACAAGGATTCTGAAAGGATTCTTGGGAATACTTTTGGCATGTGCATATTACAG GATTTTGAGGCTTTGACACCAAATCTACTCGCCAGAACGATAGAAACGGTTGAGGGTGGTGGATTGATAATACTGTTGCTTCGATCTCTCGCCTCGCTGACGAGTCTGTACACCATGGTCATG GACGTTCATGACAGATTCCGCACAGAATCCCATTCCGAGGCTGCTGGGCGCTTCAATGAGCGTTTCTTGTTGTCCCTCGCATCCTGCAAAGCCTGTGTGGTTATGGATGATGAACTGAATATTTTACCAATCTCATCTCATTTAAGATCAATAACCCATGTTCCAGTTAAAGAG GACTCTGAAGGGCTTTCGGAAACACAACGGGACCTGAAAAACCTGAAAGAAGAACTAAATGATGATTTCCCTGTTGGTCCGTTGATCAAAAAGTGTTGTACGTTAGATCAG GGAAAAGCCGTCATTACATTTCTTGATGCAATATTGGATAAGACACTACGTAGTACAGTTGCTTTGCTTGCTGCCCGTGGTCGTGGGAAATCAGCTGCGCTTGGTTTAGCAGTGGCTGGGGCTATTGCTGCTGG GTACTCTAATATCTTTGTTACTGCGCCTAGCCCTGAAAACTTAAGAACATTGTTTGATTTTGTGTGCAAGGGTTTTAATGCGCTAGAATATAAG GAGCATTTAGATTATGATGTGGTGAAAAGTGCAAATCCTGAGTTTAGGAAAGCAACCGTTCGCATCAATATTTACAAGCAACACAGGCAAACAATACAG TATGTAGAGCCTCACAAACACGAGCAGCTCAATCAGGTAGAGCTACTGGTTATTGATGAAGCAGCTGCTATCCCGTTGCCAATTGTTAAGTCCTTGCTTGGTCCTTATCTGGTCTTCCTTTCATCCACTGTGAATGG CTATGAAGGTACTGGCCGGTCTTTATCGCTGAAACTTCTGCAACAATTGGAGGAGAAAAACCACATGCCTGCTTATAAAACAGAGGGCTCTCTTTCTG GCCGTCTTTTCAAAAAGATAGAGCTGAATGAATCTATCAGATATGGTTCAGGTGATCCAATAGAATCCTGGCTTAATAACTTACTTTGCTTGGATGTTGCAAACAGCATACCTAATATCAACAG GCTGCCTCCACCGGATGAGTGCGATCTCTATTATGTTAACCGGGACACACTTTTTTCCTACCACAAAGATAGTGAGTTATTTTTGCAG AGAATGATGGCCTTATATGTTGCTTCTCACTACAAAAATTCGCCCAATGACTTGCAACTAATGGCTGATGCTCCAGCACATCATTTATTTGTGTTACTTG GGCCTGTTGATGAGTCAAAAAATCAGCTTCCTGATATCTTATGCGTTCTCCAG GTCAGTCTTGAAGGTCAAATATCTCGTAACTCTGCAATTAAAAGTTTGAGTGACAGCCATCGACCCTCTGGGGACCAAATACCATGGAAATTCTGTGAACAATTCCGGGATACAGATTTCCCTAGCCTTTCTGGTGCTCGTATAGTTCGCATTGCTACCCATCCCAATGCTATGAAG CTTGGATATGGCTCAACTGCAGTTGAGCTCCTAGCAAG GTACTATGAAGGACTGTTGAGTCCAATTTCAGAATTGGATGTAGAAGATGCCATGGAGACACCACCAGTCAGAGTTACAGAAGCTGCAGAGAAG GTTTCATTGCTAGAAGAAAATATTAAACCAAGAACAGACCTACCTCCTTTGCTGGCACATCTTCGTGAACGACAGCCAGAGAGGCTCCATTATATTGGTGTATCCTTTGGGCTCACCTTGGACCTTTTTCGTTTTTGGAGGAGACATAAGTTTGGTCCATTCTACATTGCCCCCAATCCA AATACTGTTACAGGGGAGCACACATGTATGGTGCTGAGACCATTGAACAACGATGATGTTGTGGTCAGTGGATCGGATGAATGGGGCTTTTTTGGTCCATTCTATGAAG ACTTCAAGAAAAGATTTATGAGACTTCTGGATTTTAATTTCCGTGCAATGGATTATAAGCTTGCTATGAG CATCCTGGAACCTAAGATTGATTTCACAGAGGCAGAACCTGTGATGCGCAACTCAGATGGATTTTGTAAATCACTTAGTGATGATATATCACCATATGATATGGAACGGTTGAAAGCTTACACTAATAATCTTGTTGATCATCTGATG ATAGCCGGCCTTGTTCCCATTCTCGCACGTCTATATTTTCGAGGGAAGCTTCCAGTTAAACTTTCATATAGCCAAGCTTCAGTTTTACTCTTTTTTGGTTTGCAGCGACAAAACATCACTTATATTGAG GGACAGATGAATCTAGAAAGATCGCAAATTTTAGCTTACAATCTGAAGATTATGAAGAAGTTATGTACATATCTAGATGACATTGCATCCAAGGAGATTGGTTCTACTCTTCCTCGGATAAGAGAA AGAGTGCTGGAGCCTCACAGTATCTCTTTGGACGAGGATCTCAAGGAAGGCGCAAAACAAGCTGAG GATTCCATGAAACCCACAACAGAGGGTTTGTTAAATCCAGAGTTTCTCCAACAATATGCCATTGTTGACAGAGACGCCGATTTTGAGAATGCTTTGCAAAATGGTGGAAAGATACCCTCGGGAGGTCTGGTCAGCGTAAAATCGAACAGAAAAAAACAAGATAAACATGAGAAGCAGAAAGAGGGTCATAAGAGTGGGAAAAAGAGAAGCAATGACCGTGGCTcgaaatcaaacaaaaagagTAAATATTGA
- the LOC119990681 gene encoding protein SLOW GREEN 1, chloroplastic: protein MSSIKFKALSLAPETQFQNPKHLSQSLSLSNSFKPPPHRHSFQLTELHISPKFRLFCGEPSIPYIPISNFSRNPCFFSTESEFLKVFSVKIVVFLVGSFFFLGCFNTRTCAALPANTSSSGANSEGLEDIKREKSEEEEEYEKLLEKEPMNVEALKVLVYGKMRRGRTNEASKYVERLIDIEPGEVEWRLLQALCYETMGDLSNAKKLFKEILKERPLLLRALHGLALVMHKNHEGPAVFEMLHKALTIAHRERRVTEERNIKILIAQMHVVVGELEEGLLKFQDLIDENPQDFRPYLCQGIILSLQNKKKEAEEQFELYESLVPEEFAQRGFLDDVVLAAKTESQEQLQKEFEGEFTSRKTKSREQLQKAFKGKFSSRK from the exons ATGagttcaatcaaattcaaagcCCTCTCTCTCGCACCAGAAACTCAGTTCCAAAATCCCAAACATCTAAGCCAGAGCCTCTCTTTATCTAATTCTTTTAAGCCGCCACCACACCGCCACTCATTTCAACTCACTGAGCTCCATATCTCCCCAAAATTCAGACTCTTCTGTGGGGAGCCTTCCATTCCCTATATACCCATTTCGAATTTCTCAAGAAATCCATGTTTTTTCTCAACAGAGAGTGAATTTCTGAAAGTTTTTTCGGTGAAAATAGTGGTTTTCCTTGTTGggtctttcttctttttgggaTGTTTCAATACTAGGACTTGTGCAGCACTTCCTGCAAACACAAGCTCTAGTGGTGCAAATTCAGAGGGATTGGAAGatataaaaagggaaaaaagtgaggaggaggaggagtatGAGAAGTTATTGGAGAAGGAGCCCATGAATGTTGAGGCCTTGAAGGTGTTGGTGTATGGTAAGATGAGGAGAGGAAGGACAAATGAGGCTTCGAAGTATGTGGAGAGATTGATTGATATAGAGCCAGGGGAAGTTGAGTGGAGACTTTTGCAGGCGCTATGTTATGAAACGATGGGGGATTTGAGCAACGCTAAAAAATTGTTCAAGGAAATCTTGAAGGAGAGACCTCTTTTGCTGAGAGCTCTTCAT GGTCTTGCTTTGGTGATGCACAAGAACCATGAAGGACCAGCTGTCTTTGAAATGCTGCACAAGGCTCTGACCATCGCACATCGTGAAAGGAGAGTAACTGAGGAGAGAAACATAAAAATTCTAATTGCACAAATGCATGTTGTCGTG GGGGAGCTGGAAGAGGGCTTGTTGAAATTTCAAGATCTGATTGATGAAAACCCTCAGGATTTCCGGCCTTATCTTTGTCag GGAATAATCTTGAGCTTacagaataaaaagaaggaagctGAAGAACAGTTTGAGCTGTACGAGTCTCTTGTACCGGAAGAATTTGCACAAAGAGGATTCCTCGATGATGTTGTATTGGCTGCAAAGACCGAGTCTCAGGAACAGCTTCAGAAGGAGTTTGAAGGCGAATTCACGAGTAGAAAGACCAAATCTCGGGAACAGCTTCAGAAGGCTTTCAAAGGCAAATTCTCGAGTAGAAAGTAA